The genomic segment ATTCAGTACGATCATGTTCACTTGGTTGTGATAGCACCACCTAAGCTATCGATATCAGGGTTGATGGGGACTTTGAAGGGGAGGACAGCAATCAGATTGTTCAATAAATTTCTTCATATACGGAAAAAGCAATGGGGAAACCACTTTTGGGCAAGGGGATATTTCGTAGATACGATAGGGGTAAATGAGGTAATAATCAGGAGATATGTTCGCCACCAAGATAAGCAGGATATTGAGCATGAGCGACAGCTCGGCTTGCTCGATTGAAGCCTATTGCCCCTTCCAGGGGCTTCTAAGAAAGCCACCTTCTAAGAAGGTGGATGTTTACTATACGTAATAATTTTCTTGATATCCTTCATACTTTATGGGGGTTCTCTGTGTTATATCGGAAAATCTAATGTTATTGTCAGAAATATCTCAGCAATCGTTGTGTACTTTTTCTTTTCGCTTATACTTATATCTCCAGTGATTATATCATTCAAGATTATGGAGAACTGGAGGCTTGAGTTTGTTAATAATTTCCTTTACACGCTCCTTTATATAATTCTCTACATTTTATCGTTAGTTCCCGGATATGTTGTCTTTAAAAATGTCTACCTAAATAAGTTGAAGATGCTTGGTTTTTTTAGATAATGGGGAGTGAATAATAAACCGTGCTAGCACTGATTGGGTTAATATCTTTACTAAAGTGACTTTTATGGGTG from the Dongshaea marina genome contains:
- the tnpA gene encoding IS200/IS605 family transposase, with product MVWTPKYRFKILRNKIGKELYRSIYILCNMKECEVLELNIQYDHVHLVVIAPPKLSISGLMGTLKGRTAIRLFNKFLHIRKKQWGNHFWARGYFVDTIGVNEVIIRRYVRHQDKQDIEHERQLGLLD